DNA sequence from the Glycine soja cultivar W05 chromosome 18, ASM419377v2, whole genome shotgun sequence genome:
CTTGTTCAAGTATGAATGTAATTGATGTTATAATAGACTTAAGCTATCAAGTCAAATTTTGTTTCAAAGATTGGTGGGAAGTTGACACTGACAATGAATATCATAAATCTTTGCTACAGGGTATATCACTGTATATACAATATCACAAATTGCTTTATTTGTTGCTGGGCTTCTAGAACAGGTTAATTACtttccatttttgtttcttttaatgaaaaaattattgaaatggtGTGTAGATCGGATAGCTATTAACTTGAATCCCATAAGCGTcagaaataatttaaagaaattaagttcGTGTCAATCGAATTGATATAGTAATATTCAACATCCTCCcccatttaattaaatttactaaTCAACCCTAAACATGTATTTTGTatccaaatgaataaataaatatttgaattgatATTGACTAAATAATTAGGATATTCATCTGTACAGATATGAAAGTAAACTCTGTTAGCTAGTTGAGAAACAAGTCAATCATATCTTTGGTTGTATGATAACCCTTGTAATAGTTTTTAACTCAACACTGCCCATTGAAAGCAAGGACTTGCAAAATGATGAAATAACCAAGAAAATTTACAGGAAACCGAATAAATGAATCCGACTACCAAGACCCTTTCCCCCCTCTCTATCATACATATTCTAGTAAATAGGATTTCTATGttacaaaacaaaattgtggTCTAGTTCTCTTACATTCTCATTCTCAACTAGAAAGAACTAGCTAGCTGCCCAGGAAAAGATCTAggcaaaaattatttaaaaaaaaaaaaaagttgcacgAGCTTGCACGTCTCTTCCCCACAACCTGCGGCTGCCTTTCTTTATGAAGTCTAATCTGTAAACGAATTACTATGTCGTCGCGTGAAGTGAGAACTACTGCCCCAATCAAGCCTCCGCCAATACACCAAACATGTAAACACTTATGACAGATGCTTCCCTCCAACCAACTCAAAATCAAGACAAACATTATTTGTTGCTAGTGTGCAACTAACAAAAGAATGCATCAGAAAATAAGAATCAATTCATGGCTCCAGATGCTGTAGTTCCTCTCAAATAGAGGGTTCCTTGAGCAGATCAGGTATTTTTGAAGTATCATGTGCCACCTAAACAATCAGTCAGTATGGAATGACAAATGGCAGAGCAAAAATATCTGCTGGCTTTATATGCACAGCTTCTGCCCATACCTGTAGTGTATCCTCAACCTCTGAAGATTTCACTGCAGGTGTTCTTCCTTGCCAATGGCTGCTGCCAAACAACCACTCTTGGTCATCAAAATCAGACCACTCATCTACTTTGGGCACGGAATATACCTGACTTATGTATTTGCTATCTGGATGAGGTGGTTTTGCAGATGCTTCACTGACTGGAGCTGGCATGGTAGCAATGGGAGTGGGAGTTTTTGAGGAAACTGTGGATGGTAGAGCTTCGATGATGCCATTTATCTTGCGTTCTTTGTTATCAACCTTGATATTAGAGGCTGCTGCTAGCCTATCAGATGTATTCTGAAGGGAAATTTGGCAGGGTTCCAATATCCTCCCATTTTCAGTGAGATGAGAGAGAGATGGAGAGGGCTTTGGCAACTTACTGGGCCAACTGTCATTTGCTGTCAGAAAATTCAGAAATGAGTGTCAACCAACaacaaaatacattataatagaaaaaatatattaaccattaaaatatgaaaataattatgtagCAACATCAGAAATCTAACAAAATCTCATAGGATGGAGAAGTGTAGATATCAGCTATTAGgtcaatgaaataatattttaaatctaaCAAGAGACATTCTAGTTTATCTAATTACAACCAGATGGGACCATTGAACAACAATAAGAAAATGATGATTCATCATGTATGACACTCACCATGCATAATTCCATTTGATTCAATGTCCTTCCGTTTCTTGAGATTTTCCCCAACAGCAGATTTCTCACAGCTGTGCCTGGAAACCTGTGTGAAAGAATTTGAACCTATTGTACCAGCTTTGCtgctttcttttaatttattctgCTGCTCTCTGTTTTCATGTTCAACATTCTCCTTTGCTTTCTcctcctttttcttctctttactCCTGTCTTTGTCCTTCCCATGTccttttttccccttctctttatttttctttttatctccatgtttatcatcttttttccccttaaccctcctctcttttccttcaacTGTTGCTTCCAAAGgtttgtaaatattattttccaaAGATTTGGGCATTTCATCAACCCTGGGATGAAATTTTCCAGCATTATTCTGAACTGTTGCATTTCCAACTGGTCGGGACTCACCCCAGATTCCTCTCCTATCAACCTTTCTAGTATCAATGCCCTTATCCTGAAGCCTTTCCTTACCATCAGGCCAGGTGTCACTACCCTTAGTAACCAATCTAACAGCCCCATCATTCTTTCTGTGTCCTGCAGTTGTAAACTTTTGAGCCAATTGATTCTCAGCTCCTCCATCATTATCCCTAATCCTCTTGTCCAACTCCAGGAGGAATTTAGAATCCTTGTTTTCCTCAGCCAAATGATTATTCTCTCTAACCTTCTCTCCATTGTTACTGGCAAACTGTTTGGTGAGTTTATCCTCAAGTAAAATAGCCTTCTTATCATTTGGTTTGATTTCCTTTTGATGTAATTTACCTGCATTGGGACCCTGAGCTTGTCCTGGAAAGTCTTTCTCAATTGCAGCACTGGTTTTGCTCTTATCTTTATCTCTGTCCTTgtccttatctttctttttttctctgtgtttttcttttttgtccctCTTTTCCTTATGCTTTCCATCCCTTCCTTCTTTGTCTCTCTTTTCCTTactttccttcttctctttgtccctcttctcttttttatgctttttttctCTGTGCTTTTCCTGCAAGTTGTATGGAGAAAATAGATATTAAGACTAATAATCAAATGAGGAAACAAGCAAAATGACTTCACATCTCCATTCCACCCTGAAAAGAAATACAAAAGAGAATAATATCCATAGAAGAACCATAACAACATGGTCCTAGAAGATCCAGCTAAGAAAAGAACAAGACCATTAAATGCTCACTGTTCTACATGCAAAATACACAGCAACTAATCATTAATTTAGCCCTTTATAACCAAAGAAGagatacaaaaaacaaaaacaaagacaaaaataaaaatcattattaagcacaagaaaaaaattcaaagcaGGAGACAAAAAGTATCTCTAAAGTGCTTGCAATATCTACAGATATAACATCTTACCTCGTGGTTGTTCTAAATGAAAAGGCATCAAGCCCAAAAGTCattgttttacatcaaaatcatgttTTCTCCAACATTCCACATATTTATCATACAAAAAGTAACAGTACACCAAAACCATCCAATAATAGACATGCTTTAATTCTCCACACTATCTCAGCTCAATAACATACGTCCAACTTTCCCACAATTTGTCATCTATTACTTTTCCCATCTGAAGGACTAATAAGTTGATGACAATGACAAGTTGTTTATT
Encoded proteins:
- the LOC114396530 gene encoding myb-like protein X encodes the protein MSRCFPFPPPGYEKKATAQDVDVLTKEKHREKKHKKEKRDKEKKESKEKRDKEGRDGKHKEKRDKKEKHREKKKDKDKDRDKDKSKTSAAIEKDFPGQAQGPNAGKLHQKEIKPNDKKAILLEDKLTKQFASNNGEKVRENNHLAEENKDSKFLLELDKRIRDNDGGAENQLAQKFTTAGHRKNDGAVRLVTKGSDTWPDGKERLQDKGIDTRKVDRRGIWGESRPVGNATVQNNAGKFHPRVDEMPKSLENNIYKPLEATVEGKERRVKGKKDDKHGDKKKNKEKGKKGHGKDKDRSKEKKKEEKAKENVEHENREQQNKLKESSKAGTIGSNSFTQVSRHSCEKSAVGENLKKRKDIESNGIMHANDSWPSKLPKPSPSLSHLTENGRILEPCQISLQNTSDRLAAASNIKVDNKERKINGIIEALPSTVSSKTPTPIATMPAPVSEASAKPPHPDSKYISQVYSVPKVDEWSDFDDQEWLFGSSHWQGRTPAVKSSEVEDTLQVWAEAVHIKPADIFALPFVIPY